The following coding sequences lie in one Sorex araneus isolate mSorAra2 chromosome 4, mSorAra2.pri, whole genome shotgun sequence genomic window:
- the CHST12 gene encoding carbohydrate sulfotransferase 12, whose product MSKARPLRLWLAVGFVFMVLLIIVYWDNVGTAHFYLHVAISRPHPPGPLPTPSPGPQKEPPDSRDAVLKRLFGAGTEPGGLPSGNPEPRPAAPGSNAEESVRGYDWSPHAAAQQPAAAAGERQARRRSMLRDFCANASLAFPAKERSFDDIPSYELNHLIVDDRHGVIYCYVPKVACTNWKRVMIVLSGSPLDAGAPFHDPLAIPHALVHNASVHLTFSKFWRRYGPLSRRLMKLRLRTYTKFLFVRDPFVRLISAFRSKFELENEEFYRRFAVPMLRRYSNHSRPPASAHEAFSAGLRVSFANFIQYLLDPHTEQLGPFNEHWRQVHRLCHPCQIDYDFVGKLETLDQDAAQLLRLLKVDQRLRFPPSYRNRTASSWEEGWFASIPLAWRRQLYQLYEADFVLFGYPKPENLLRD is encoded by the coding sequence ATGAGCAAAGCACGGCCCTTGCGCCTGTGGCTGGCCGTGGGGTTTGTGTTCATGGTCCTGCTGATCATCGTGTATTGGGACAACGTGGGCACGGCCCACTTCTACCTGCACGTGGCCATCTCCAGGCCGCACCCGCCGgggccgctccccacccccagcccgggcccccAGAAGGAGCCCCCGGATAGCCGGGACGCGGTCCTCAAGAGGCTCTTCGGTGCTGGCACCGAGCCAGGCGGCCTGCCCAGCGGGAACCCAGAGCCGCGGCCTGCAGCCCCAGGGAGCAACGCCGAGGAGAGTGTGCGGGGCTATGACTGGTCCCCGCACGCCGCCGCCCAGCAGCCCGCTGCCGCCGCTGGGGAGCGGCAGGCCCGGCGCAGGAGCATGCTGCGCGACTTCTGCGCCAACGCCAGCCTGGCCTTCCCTGCCAAGGAGCGCTCCTTCGACGACATCCCCAGCTACGAGCTGAACCACCTCATCGTGGACGACCGCCACGGCGTCATCTACTGCTACGTGCCCAAGGTGGCCTGCACCAACTGGAAGCGCGTCATGATCGTGCTCAGCGGGAGCCCGCTGGACGCCGGCGCGCCCTTCCACGACCCGCTGGCCATCCCGCATGCGCTGGTGCACAACGCCAGCGTGCACCTGACCTTCAGCAAGTTCTGGCGCCGCTACGGGCCCCTGTCGCGCCGCCTCATGAAGCTCCGGCTGCGCACGTACACCAAGTTCCTCTTCGTTCGCGACCCCTTCGTGCGCCTCATCTCCGCCTTCCGCAGCAAGTTCGAGCTGGAGAACGAGGAGTTCTACCGCCGCTTCGCCGTGCCCATGCTTCGCCGCTACTCCAACCAcagccgcccgcccgcctccGCGCATGAGGCCTTCAGCGCCGGCCTGCGTGTGTCCTTCGCCAACTTCATCCAGTACCTGCTGGACCCGCACACTGAGCAGCTGGGGCCCTTCAACGAGCACTGGCGGCAGGTGCACCGCCTCTGCCACCCCTGCCAGATCGACTACGACTTCGTGGGCAAGCTGGAGACGCTGGACCAGGACGCGGCACAGCTGCTGCGGCTGCTCAAGGTGGACCAGCGCCTGCGCTTCCCGCCCAGCTACCGCAACCGGACGGCCAGCAGCTGGGAGGAGGGCTGGTTCGCGTCTATCCCGTTGGCCTGGCGGCGGCAGCTGTACCAGCTGTACGAGGCCGACTTTGTTCTCTTCGGCTACCCCAAGCCCGAGAACCTGCTCCGAGACTGA